CAGCGGTGTGGAACGCTTCCATGACTTCGAGCACATGTAGCGCCAGATCGCCATTGGCGCGGTGCGGCCGGTTGGAGCGGATCGCATGCGCCATGTCGGCAACGCCGAGCGAGCGATAATTGCCGTCGGCATAGGGTGACGTGACCGGCTGGTCCTCGAACGAACCGCCCTTCTTCAGATATTCCACCGGGCCGGCGAACTTGTTCGGATCGGGAACGATCAGCGTGCCCTCGGTTCCGTAGACTTCCAGCGGCACATGCTTGTGGCCGGCGACATCGAAGCTCATGGCGATCTGGACGACGGCGCCGTTGGCAAAGGCCATCATGCCGGTGACATGGGTCGGCACATGCACGGGAATGCGTTCGCCGTTTCGCGGTTCGCTGGTGATCAGCCGTTCCGCGCGCGGCGTCGTTGCAAAACCCGCAACTTGAGAAACCGGCCCGAGAAGATTGACGAGATCGGTGATGTAATAGGGACCCATATCGAGCATCGGCCCGCCGCCGACTTCATAATAGAAGGCCGGGTTCGGATGCCAGCGCTCATGGCCCGGGCACATGAAGGTCGCCGAGCCGCCGACCGGCTGGCCGATGACGCCATGGTCGATCAAGGCACGCGCCGTCTGGTGGCCGCCGCCGAGGAAGGTGTCGGGGGCAGCGCCGATGCGGAGATTCCTCGCCTTGGCGGCTTCCGCCAATTTTTTCCCTTCCGCGAAATTAATCCCGAGCGGCTTTTCCGAGTAGGTATGCTTGCCGGCCTCTAGCGCCTGCAGCGCCACGGCAACATGGGCCTTGGGGATCGTCAGATTGACGATGATCTCGACCTTAGGGTCGGCGAAAAGCTCCTCGACCGTCTTGACGGGAACATTGAATTCCGCAGCCTTCGCTTCCGCCAGCTCCCGGTTGAGATCGGCGACGCCGCGAATGTCGAGAATGGGAAAGGATGCCATCGCCGTGAGATAGGCGCCCGAAATATTGCCGCATCCGATGATGCCGATACCGACCTTGTCCATGAATTCCTCCATTGATCGTGCCATTGATTTTAATTGTGCCGCCCGTCAGAGCGCCGGCCCTGTCGTGCTCCAGGGCGATTCGTAGAGTTCGTAGAGCGCCACCGCAGCGGCACCCTGAGCCCAGAAATCGTCGGTCGAATCGTCGAAGACGAGTTCGCTCACGCCGCGCAGTGACGGCGGAATGGCGAGCGCATAAGCATCGCGCAGGCTGTTGAGAAAGGGTTCGCCGAGCGCCAGGCTCGACCCCACAAGAATGACCCGCGGCGGCGCAAACAGCGTGACGATATTGGCAATGGTCAAACCGACCGCTTCGCCGGCGCGGATGGCGGCACTGATCAGCCGGTCGTCATCGGCCTTGATCAGCGCCTGGGCATGGTTCATGCCTCGCCCGAGGCGGATGGCCTCGGCAAAACGCCCATCAGCCTGTTGTTCTCCGAGGATCGCGCTTTCGCCGGCCTGGCTGAAAAGCCGGACGACGCCGTTCGGTCCCATGCCGAGCACGAGGTCGCCGAGATTGTGGCTGAGGCCGCCGGCGCCGCGAAACAGGCTGTTGCCGTGCAGGACACCCAGCCCGAGCGTCTGCTCCAGCGAAATCAGCACCATATCTTCGAGATCGCGGGCCTTTCCGAACCAGTGATGGCCAAGCGTAATAGCGTGGGCGTCGCTTTCGACAATGGTCGGCGTTGCCAGCCGCGTCGACATCTCGGCGGCGAAATCGACATTGGTGTCGCGAAAGATCGGGCTGCTTCTGATGTAGCCGGTGCGGTGCTCGATGACGCCGGGAAAGCCGAGGCAGACGCTGTCGACATCCTCCAGCGAAAGCCCGGCATCGACAACGCAACGCCTGACCCCATCCTCGACGAGATCGGCGATGACGCCGATCGGCTGCCGGTCGATGCGGATCGGCAAGGCGAGCTTCGACAGCACGTCGCCGCGGAAATTGGTGACGACGAAGACCATCCTGTTGGCGGCGATCTTGGCGCCGACCACGCGGGCAGCATCCGGATTGAGCTCCAGCATCACCCGCGGCCGTCCGCGCACCGCCTCGTTGCGGATATCGCCTTCGTGACGCGGCAGGATCAGCCCGTCGTCGAGCAACGAAGCGGTGATTGCTGAAACGGTCGTGGTGGAGAGTTCGGTACGCTCGCTGATCTCTATCCGCGAGATCGGGCCATGGCGCCTGACGGTATCGAGCACGTTCAAGCGATTGATCGCGCGCATTAATTCTGGATCTGCGGTCTTCATGGGAACTAGCCAGGCGAGCGTTTCGTTGGGGCGGAACCCAAATATTTTTAACGGGTTACGAAATAAATAGCAGGGAATTCAGTGGTCATGTCAAGCGCATTTGATAAAAATAGAGGCATTGGGTTGACAATATACCAAAGCTCCGTTGAATTAATCCGCATAGGGGAAAAATTGTGAGGATAGCCCCCTCGGAGGAGAAATCATGACTTTTAGGTTCAAGAGCGCCGCTTTTGGCGGCAGGCGTATCGCATCCATGGCCGCGGCCGCCGGCATGTTGCTGGCTGGGGCAGGTGCCGCTTCGGCAACGACGGTGGTCAAGTGGCTGCATCTCGAGCTCGACCCGAAATATGTCGCGGCCTGGGAAGACATCGTCAAGAAATACGAAGCCCAGCATCCCGACGTCGATATCCAGATGCAGTTTCTCGAAAACGAGGCCTTCAAGGCCAAGCTTCCGACATTGCTGCAATCTAACGACGTGCCGGATTTCTTTTTCAGCTGGGGCGGCGGCGTCTTGAAGCAGCAGTCCGAGACCGGCGCGCTCCAGGATGTGACGCCGGCGCTGGATGCCGATGGCGGCAAACTGCGCGGCGCCTATAGCCCGGCTTCGGTCAGCGGCCTGACATTCGAGGGAAAGACCTGGGCTATTCCCTATAAGGTCGGTCTGGTCAGCTTTTTCTACAACAAGGCGCTGTTTGCCAAGGCCGGTGTGAAGGCCGAGGACATCAAGAACTGGGCTGATTTTCTGGGTACCGTGAAGAAGATCAAGGCAGCCGGCATCGTGCCGATCGCCGGCGGCGGCGGTGAGAAATGGCCGATCCACTTCTATTGGAGCTATCTCGTCATGCGCGAAGGCGGACAGAAGGTCTTCGAAGCGGCAAAGACCGGCCAGGGCGAAGGTTTCCTCGATCCCGCGATCATCAAGGCCGGCGACGATCTCGCCGAACTCGGAAAGCTCGAACCGTTCCAGCCCGGCTATCTCGGCTCGACCTGGCCGCAGGCGCTCGGCGTTTTCGGCGACGGCAAGGCCGCGATCATCCTCGGCTTTGAAAATACCGAGGCCAACCAGCGCAAGAATGCCGGCGACGGCAAGGGACTCGCACCCGAAAATATCGGCCGTTTCGCCTTCCCGGCGGTCGATGGCGGCGCCGGCAAGCCGACCGATACGCTTGGTGGTCTGAACGGCTGGGCCGTTACCAAGAAGGCATCCAAGGAAGCGCTCGATTTCCTCGCCTTCCTGACGAATGCCGACAATGAGCAGGCGATGGCCAAGGCCGGCATGCTTCTGCCCGTTGCCGTCGGCGCCGGTGACGGCGTCACCAACCCGCTGCTGGCCGAATCGGCCAAACAGCTGGCCGGTTCGACCTGGCATCAGAACTATTTCGACCAGGATCTCGGTGCGGCAGTCGGCCGTGTCGTCAACGACGTGTCGGTGGAAATCGTCTCCGGGCAGATGAATTCCAAGGACGGCGCCCAGATGATCCAGGACGCTTTCGAGCTGGAACAATAACCAGCGCCTGCAGACCTCTCCTGGCGCTCCAGAGCGGAGCGCCAGCATTGCTGCCGACGAGATGCGAAAGCAGGACCCATGGCCAATATTTCAGTCCCATCGATAACCACGGCCGCCAGGCCGGCAAAAAGAGCCGCAAACAGCAAGAGCTCGGTCGCCCATGACCGGCTGGCGGTACTGTTGATCTTCCTGCCGCCGGCGCTGCTGCTTTTCACCCTCTTCGTCATCATGCCGATGGGCGAGGCGGCCTGGTACAGCCTCTACAAGTGGAATGGCTACGGCACGCCGACCGAGTTCATCGCGCTGCGCAATTTCCAGGTTCTGTTCCGCAATGCGGCTTTCACGCAGGCGCTGGTCAATAACGGCCTGATCATCGTGATCTCGATCTGCATCCAGGTGCCGCTTGCCATCTGGCTGGCGACCATGCTGGCGCACCGCATTCCGGGTGTCGTCGGTTACCGCCTGATCTTCTTCCTGCCCTATGTGCTGGCGGACGTTGCTGCGGGCCTTATCTGGCGCTTTGTCTATGATGGCGACTATGGCCTGTTTGCCGCCGTTTCCAACTTCTTCGGCTTCGCCAACCCTTACGTGCTCGCCGACAAGGACGTGGCGATCTATGCCGTGCTCGGGGTCATCGTCTGGAAATATTTCGGCTTCCACATGATGCTGTTCATCGCCGGCCTGCAATCTGTCGACAAGAGCGTGCTGGAGGCAGCCGAAATCGACGGCGCCACCGGCTGGCAGAAGTTCCGTTACGTTACGCTGCCACTGCTCGGCTCGACCTTGCGTCTTTCCATCTTCTTTGCCGTCGTCGGCTCGCTGCAGCTCTTCGACATGATCATGCCGCTGACCGGCGGCGGGCCGTCCAACTCCACCCAGACGATGGTCACCTTCCTCTACACCTATGGCGTCATGCGCATGCAGGTCGGTCTCGGCAGCGCCGTCGGCGTCGTACTCTTCATCATCTGCGTGACGCTCGCCTTCGGTTACAAAAGGATATTCATGCGCCATGACTGATATGAGCTCTTCCATCCGCATGAGCACGTCTACACGCGTTTATCTCTACGTGTCGCTGAGCCTGATTGCCGCAATCGTGCTCGTGCCGCTGCTGACGACGGCGCTCGGCGGCTTCAAGACGCTGGGCGACCTGCGCACTAATCCCTTCGGCCTGCCGACAGAGTGGCAATGGGCGAACTATACCGATATTCTCTTCGGCGAGCGCTACTGGCTGCAGATCGGCAATTCGCTGGTGATTGCGTCGCTCACCGTCCTCCTAACACTGATCGTCTCGTCCATGGCGGCTTTCGCCTTTGCCCATGTCCGGTTTTTCGGATCGTCGTTCCTGCTCAATTATTTCTTGCTCGGCCTGATGTTTCCGGCGGCGACCGCGATCCTGCCGCTGTTCATCCGCATCCGCGATCTCGGCCTGCTCGATACCTATTGGGGCGTGGTGCTGCCGCAGGTGGCTTTCGGCCTTGGCATGAGCATCCTGCTGTTTCGAAACTATTTCCGCAACCTTCCGGAAGAATTGTTTCAGGCGGCCTTCGTCGACGGTTGCGGTTATCTCCGCTTCTTCTGGCATATTTCGCTGCCGCTTTCCCGGCCGATCGTCGCCACCGTCAGCATCATTTCCTTTGTCGGCAGCTGGAACAGCTACATCTTGCCGCTGATCATGCTGAACTCGGAATCGAAATATCCCTGGCCGCTCGGCATCATGGTCTATCGCGGCGAGTACGGCACGGAGTGGCAGCTGGTGCTGGCCTTCATTACGCTGACCATTCTTCCCACCATCATCGTCTTTTTCGTCGCCCAGAGACACATCATCGCCGGTCTGACCGCCGGTGCCGTGAAGTCCTGAGCCCGAACCATTGGAGTGCAATCATGGCATCCGTTGAACTCACCGATATCAGCAAGACCTATGGGGCCGTCGACGTCATCCACGGCATTTCGCTTCATATTGAGGATGGCGAATTCGTCGCCCTCGTCGGCCCGTCCGGTTGCGGAAAATCGACACTGCTGCGGATGATCGCCGGCCTCGAGGAGATCACCGACGGCGACATCTCCATCGGCGGCAAGGTCGTCAACGCCATGACGCCGCGCGAACGCAACATCGCCATGGTCTTCCAATCCTACGCGCTCTATCCGCACATGACGGTCGCCGAAAACATGGGTTTCAATCTGAAGCTCGCCGGCGTTGCCAAACCGCAGATCGAGACCCGGGTGGCCGAAGCCGCCCGCATGCTGGATCTCGCCGAACTCCTCGACCGCAAGCCGGCCCAGCTTTCCGGCGGCCAGCGCCAGCGCGTCGCCATGGGCCGCGCCGTCGTGCGCAATCCCGCCGTCTTCCTGTTCGACGAGCCGCTCTCCAACCTCGATGCCAAGCTGCGCGTGCAGATGCGCTCGGAAATCAAGACGCT
This Rhizobium brockwellii DNA region includes the following protein-coding sequences:
- a CDS encoding Gfo/Idh/MocA family protein, which gives rise to MDKVGIGIIGCGNISGAYLTAMASFPILDIRGVADLNRELAEAKAAEFNVPVKTVEELFADPKVEIIVNLTIPKAHVAVALQALEAGKHTYSEKPLGINFAEGKKLAEAAKARNLRIGAAPDTFLGGGHQTARALIDHGVIGQPVGGSATFMCPGHERWHPNPAFYYEVGGGPMLDMGPYYITDLVNLLGPVSQVAGFATTPRAERLITSEPRNGERIPVHVPTHVTGMMAFANGAVVQIAMSFDVAGHKHVPLEVYGTEGTLIVPDPNKFAGPVEYLKKGGSFEDQPVTSPYADGNYRSLGVADMAHAIRSNRPHRANGDLALHVLEVMEAFHTAAATGRTVAITTATERPAPLSDSIVDGRLAK
- a CDS encoding ROK family transcriptional regulator yields the protein MKTADPELMRAINRLNVLDTVRRHGPISRIEISERTELSTTTVSAITASLLDDGLILPRHEGDIRNEAVRGRPRVMLELNPDAARVVGAKIAANRMVFVVTNFRGDVLSKLALPIRIDRQPIGVIADLVEDGVRRCVVDAGLSLEDVDSVCLGFPGVIEHRTGYIRSSPIFRDTNVDFAAEMSTRLATPTIVESDAHAITLGHHWFGKARDLEDMVLISLEQTLGLGVLHGNSLFRGAGGLSHNLGDLVLGMGPNGVVRLFSQAGESAILGEQQADGRFAEAIRLGRGMNHAQALIKADDDRLISAAIRAGEAVGLTIANIVTLFAPPRVILVGSSLALGEPFLNSLRDAYALAIPPSLRGVSELVFDDSTDDFWAQGAAAVALYELYESPWSTTGPAL
- a CDS encoding ABC transporter substrate-binding protein, which codes for MTFRFKSAAFGGRRIASMAAAAGMLLAGAGAASATTVVKWLHLELDPKYVAAWEDIVKKYEAQHPDVDIQMQFLENEAFKAKLPTLLQSNDVPDFFFSWGGGVLKQQSETGALQDVTPALDADGGKLRGAYSPASVSGLTFEGKTWAIPYKVGLVSFFYNKALFAKAGVKAEDIKNWADFLGTVKKIKAAGIVPIAGGGGEKWPIHFYWSYLVMREGGQKVFEAAKTGQGEGFLDPAIIKAGDDLAELGKLEPFQPGYLGSTWPQALGVFGDGKAAIILGFENTEANQRKNAGDGKGLAPENIGRFAFPAVDGGAGKPTDTLGGLNGWAVTKKASKEALDFLAFLTNADNEQAMAKAGMLLPVAVGAGDGVTNPLLAESAKQLAGSTWHQNYFDQDLGAAVGRVVNDVSVEIVSGQMNSKDGAQMIQDAFELEQ
- a CDS encoding carbohydrate ABC transporter permease; amino-acid sequence: MANISVPSITTAARPAKRAANSKSSVAHDRLAVLLIFLPPALLLFTLFVIMPMGEAAWYSLYKWNGYGTPTEFIALRNFQVLFRNAAFTQALVNNGLIIVISICIQVPLAIWLATMLAHRIPGVVGYRLIFFLPYVLADVAAGLIWRFVYDGDYGLFAAVSNFFGFANPYVLADKDVAIYAVLGVIVWKYFGFHMMLFIAGLQSVDKSVLEAAEIDGATGWQKFRYVTLPLLGSTLRLSIFFAVVGSLQLFDMIMPLTGGGPSNSTQTMVTFLYTYGVMRMQVGLGSAVGVVLFIICVTLAFGYKRIFMRHD
- a CDS encoding carbohydrate ABC transporter permease, yielding MTDMSSSIRMSTSTRVYLYVSLSLIAAIVLVPLLTTALGGFKTLGDLRTNPFGLPTEWQWANYTDILFGERYWLQIGNSLVIASLTVLLTLIVSSMAAFAFAHVRFFGSSFLLNYFLLGLMFPAATAILPLFIRIRDLGLLDTYWGVVLPQVAFGLGMSILLFRNYFRNLPEELFQAAFVDGCGYLRFFWHISLPLSRPIVATVSIISFVGSWNSYILPLIMLNSESKYPWPLGIMVYRGEYGTEWQLVLAFITLTILPTIIVFFVAQRHIIAGLTAGAVKS
- a CDS encoding ABC transporter ATP-binding protein encodes the protein MASVELTDISKTYGAVDVIHGISLHIEDGEFVALVGPSGCGKSTLLRMIAGLEEITDGDISIGGKVVNAMTPRERNIAMVFQSYALYPHMTVAENMGFNLKLAGVAKPQIETRVAEAARMLDLAELLDRKPAQLSGGQRQRVAMGRAVVRNPAVFLFDEPLSNLDAKLRVQMRSEIKTLHQKVRTTSIYVTHDQIEAMTLADRIVVLNQGRVEQEGTPLELYRKPANLFVAAFIGSPAMNMLEGTVDGENGGPAARLSDGTAIRIAPDRKVKAGQAVTIGLRPEHLVPGVAAGTPLAGRTMLVEPTGAQTHVVFDLAGQQVTAIVDGEYPARYGAVFEASITSDQVHVFDRGTGVAL